One window of the Candidatus Tisiphia endosymbiont of Sialis lutaria genome contains the following:
- a CDS encoding ABC transporter ATP-binding protein: MHKTIPCRFINYLKFYKLDLAIVMLALLCVSISLLAIGGAFRQLVDSGLKGNYLQSINQSILYISILILIFSTGSFFRSYFINNIAEKIVSQIRQEAYSNIINFDIVCFEDLKIGDIISRLSVDIELIYKLIVNFLSFFVRNSIMLIGGIILMFCQSPKLAAIVIIIIPLLLLPLIKFGKYVRNLSKNVLQSQANITANLEESVSNICAIQAFNQQANKVAAFNKQISDYLQHAASRLKVRSVFFALAISVILFSITIVIWVGSRDIVQGHLSSGQMISFIYYAIIAGVSSGGIFELLTEVHSSLVASERVFVLIDYTCKNQLTNVPMGDYQDNKSSLSIEFDNVSFVYPSRLDNLVIDDLSFKIDKGKFIGIVGRSGAGKSTIMQLMLKFYFPEKGIIRIAGQDISKTQDHQIRRKIAYVPQDSSIFSGTIRSNIAFAKPDASMEEIIEAANNAGIMDFVQNLKEGLDTEIGEKGIRLSGGQKQRIAISRAILYNPEILLLDEAMSALDSENEQKLLSKLQQIMKGKTILSIAHRISSIEQADEILLIDHGTLIARDTHVKLLEKSKIYKIICQEQSINL; encoded by the coding sequence ATGCATAAGACAATTCCTTGTAGATTTATCAACTATTTAAAGTTCTATAAATTAGATCTTGCAATTGTCATGTTGGCATTATTATGTGTGTCAATTTCTTTGCTAGCAATAGGTGGAGCTTTTAGGCAGTTAGTCGATAGCGGTTTGAAAGGAAATTATCTACAATCAATCAACCAATCAATATTATATATTAGTATTTTAATATTAATTTTTAGTACGGGTAGTTTTTTCCGTTCTTATTTCATTAATAATATTGCTGAAAAAATCGTTAGTCAAATTAGGCAAGAGGCTTACAGTAACATAATTAATTTCGATATTGTTTGTTTTGAGGATCTCAAAATTGGTGATATCATTTCCCGCCTGAGTGTGGATATAGAACTTATTTATAAGTTGATTGTCAATTTTCTCTCTTTTTTTGTTCGTAACTCAATAATGCTAATTGGTGGAATTATCTTAATGTTCTGCCAGAGTCCTAAACTCGCTGCGATTGTCATTATTATTATACCATTATTATTGCTACCACTAATAAAATTTGGTAAATATGTACGAAATTTATCAAAAAATGTTCTCCAATCACAAGCCAATATTACCGCTAATTTAGAAGAGAGCGTATCAAATATTTGTGCAATACAAGCCTTTAATCAGCAGGCAAATAAAGTAGCGGCTTTCAATAAGCAAATTTCTGATTATTTACAACATGCGGCAAGTCGTTTAAAAGTCCGTTCAGTATTTTTTGCTTTGGCTATTTCAGTTATATTATTCTCGATTACTATAGTTATATGGGTAGGTAGCAGAGACATAGTGCAGGGGCATTTATCATCAGGTCAGATGATATCATTTATTTATTATGCTATCATTGCTGGTGTAAGTAGCGGGGGTATTTTTGAACTTTTAACTGAAGTCCACTCATCTCTTGTAGCTTCGGAAAGAGTTTTTGTTCTTATAGATTATACTTGCAAAAATCAACTAACTAATGTTCCAATGGGTGATTATCAAGATAATAAATCTTCTTTGAGTATAGAGTTTGACAATGTAAGTTTTGTCTATCCATCAAGATTAGACAATTTAGTTATAGATGATCTGTCATTTAAGATAGATAAAGGTAAGTTTATTGGTATAGTTGGCAGATCGGGTGCTGGTAAAAGTACTATTATGCAATTAATGTTAAAATTTTATTTTCCTGAGAAAGGAATAATTAGAATTGCTGGTCAAGATATATCCAAAACTCAAGATCATCAGATAAGACGCAAGATTGCCTATGTTCCACAAGATTCAAGTATTTTTTCTGGTACAATTAGGTCAAATATTGCTTTTGCTAAACCTGATGCAAGTATGGAAGAAATAATAGAAGCAGCTAATAACGCCGGTATAATGGATTTTGTCCAGAATCTTAAAGAAGGATTAGATACTGAAATTGGTGAGAAGGGTATTAGATTATCTGGAGGACAAAAACAACGAATAGCTATCAGTAGGGCAATTCTATATAACCCAGAAATTTTACTTTTAGATGAAGCAATGAGTGCCTTAGATAGCGAAAATGAACAAAAATTATTGAGTAAATTGCAACAAATAATGAAAGGCAAAACTATATTATCGATTGCTCATCGTATTTCAAGTATAGAACAGGCTGATGAAATTTTGCTAATTGATCATGGAACGTTAATTGCTCGGGATACTCATGTTAAATTGTTAGAAAAAAGTAAAATCTATAAAATAATCTGCCAAGAACAATCAATAAATTTGTAA
- a CDS encoding superoxide dismutase — MIYCNQSNQKSYPFVLPELPYGKGDFVPHFSPETFDYHHGKHHQAYVTNLNNLLQNNQELQKKSLEELIIYASTKPDEAAIFNNAAQIWNHSFFWHSIKPSGGGKPTGMMLEQINKDFGSYENFATEFKQAAISQFASGWAWLVSNNGKLQIVKTSNAETPITKSMKPLLNCDVWEHAYYIDYRNKRPDYVSVYIEHMINWQFAASNI; from the coding sequence ATGATATATTGCAACCAATCTAACCAAAAATCCTATCCTTTTGTTTTGCCGGAATTGCCTTATGGTAAAGGGGACTTCGTGCCACATTTTTCCCCTGAAACGTTTGATTACCATCATGGGAAACACCACCAAGCATATGTAACTAACTTGAATAATTTGTTGCAAAATAATCAGGAATTACAAAAGAAGAGTTTGGAGGAGTTAATAATTTACGCAAGTACCAAACCAGATGAAGCCGCCATATTTAATAATGCTGCACAAATATGGAACCATAGTTTCTTTTGGCATTCTATTAAGCCTTCAGGCGGTGGAAAACCTACTGGTATGATGTTAGAGCAGATAAATAAAGATTTTGGTAGTTATGAGAATTTTGCTACTGAATTTAAACAAGCGGCAATAAGTCAATTTGCTAGTGGTTGGGCATGGTTAGTCTCTAATAATGGTAAATTACAGATAGTAAAGACTAGTAATGCTGAAACGCCTATTACTAAGTCTATGAAACCGTTGCTTAACTGTGATGTTTGGGAACATGCCTACTATATAGATTATCGCAACAAACGTCCAGACTATGTTTCAGTTTATATAGAGCATATGATTAATTGGCAATTTGCTGCCAGTAATATTTGA
- the miaA gene encoding tRNA (adenosine(37)-N6)-dimethylallyltransferase MiaA, protein MQKKKMLVICGPTASGKSYLAHYLAKIYDGEIVNSDSMQIYKHIPIITASPSPIYRDEIPYHLYNFLSVDQEFSVIQYVNHALEKITDIRNRGKLPIIVGGTGLYINSLLFGYNEIPTISPEIRQYVRELHSKIGSCQFFNQLKELDVLASQKLNKHDSQRVIRAYEVFMQTKQSIFTFQATQNIPILPEFDFKVIFLHPEREFLYQTCNTRLEKIFNEGAIEEIALIKENFPDIISSAIKTIGLREILSYLNNEITLQTALNLAQIKTRQYAKRQITWFKNQIKDKITLEYSNNQQFEELLIDLPKSIDLKKNFNFFKSIS, encoded by the coding sequence ATGCAAAAAAAGAAAATGTTAGTTATATGCGGACCTACTGCTAGTGGTAAGTCTTATTTGGCACATTATTTAGCCAAAATATATGATGGCGAGATAGTTAACAGCGACTCTATGCAGATATATAAGCATATCCCTATTATTACTGCTTCACCATCACCAATATACCGAGACGAGATACCCTATCATCTTTATAACTTTTTATCTGTAGATCAAGAATTTTCAGTAATACAATATGTAAATCATGCTCTTGAGAAAATTACAGACATCCGTAATAGAGGTAAGCTACCAATAATTGTTGGTGGTACGGGGTTATATATTAATTCACTGCTTTTTGGTTATAATGAAATACCGACAATATCTCCAGAGATTAGGCAATATGTTAGAGAGTTGCACTCTAAGATTGGCTCATGTCAATTCTTTAATCAACTAAAAGAGCTTGATGTATTGGCTAGCCAGAAATTAAATAAGCATGATAGTCAGAGGGTTATAAGAGCCTATGAAGTATTTATGCAAACCAAGCAATCTATATTTACTTTCCAAGCTACACAGAATATACCCATTCTTCCAGAATTTGACTTTAAAGTAATTTTTCTACATCCGGAGCGGGAATTTCTTTATCAAACATGTAATACTAGGTTAGAAAAAATATTTAATGAAGGAGCAATTGAAGAAATAGCTCTAATTAAAGAAAACTTTCCCGATATAATATCTTCTGCAATAAAAACCATTGGTCTGCGAGAAATATTATCTTATCTAAATAATGAAATTACTTTACAAACTGCCTTAAATCTAGCACAAATTAAAACCAGGCAATATGCAAAAAGACAAATTACCTGGTTTAAAAACCAAATAAAAGACAAGATTACTCTAGAATATTCCAATAATCAACAATTTGAAGAGTTATTAATAGACTTACCTAAATCTATTGATTTGAAAAAAAATTTTAATTTTTTTAAATCTATCTCTTAG
- a CDS encoding MFS transporter, which produces MTRPAFLIAFFTTTVRYYDYALFGLSATILSKNFLPLGSNDQQILLFFAIFSIAVIARPIGSIIFGFISDKYGRVVSVRISVFLATISTILIGLTPNFDKIGIVATIILIFCRMTFLMSLAGESDAIKIYVVEKVGKASKNCASGIVSFCSQVGALLAATIYHFSTEFESIAYLWRANFIIGGIFGLIIIFLRHYFHESKEFLKSRKDHKSADYNFFYLAKIIKNLPSKFILAILISGCIGGIYHFLIYFWGVFAVKSVLVMSSSQSQIINIVLISIYAIMSVLSGFLADRFYPKKQIIISLSLSLLVIIIVQLLLYIKISIIYFPVILIGLAPFYVVPLQIIVQSMFVTNIRARMCSLSHSLGGMILSSTTPFFCMLLWQYFNSIYLVLGFFMLLLLILLSTVIYLYSARVVTN; this is translated from the coding sequence ATGACAAGACCGGCGTTCCTAATTGCTTTTTTTACAACAACTGTTCGTTATTATGACTATGCTCTTTTTGGACTATCAGCAACTATTTTATCCAAAAACTTTTTACCATTAGGATCAAATGATCAACAAATATTATTATTTTTTGCTATATTTAGTATAGCTGTAATAGCTCGTCCCATTGGTTCTATCATTTTTGGTTTTATTAGTGATAAATATGGTAGAGTTGTCTCAGTGAGAATTTCGGTATTTTTAGCCACTATCTCGACAATTCTTATAGGGTTAACTCCTAATTTTGATAAAATTGGTATAGTAGCGACAATAATTTTAATATTTTGTCGTATGACATTTTTAATGAGTTTAGCAGGAGAAAGTGATGCAATAAAAATTTATGTTGTAGAAAAAGTGGGTAAGGCAAGTAAAAATTGTGCTAGTGGTATTGTATCATTTTGTAGTCAGGTTGGAGCATTGCTTGCGGCAACAATTTACCATTTTTCTACAGAGTTTGAGTCAATTGCTTATTTATGGCGAGCGAATTTTATTATTGGTGGAATTTTTGGCTTAATTATTATATTCTTGAGGCATTATTTTCATGAAAGCAAAGAATTTTTAAAATCTAGAAAAGATCACAAATCTGCTGATTATAACTTTTTTTATTTGGCAAAGATTATCAAAAATTTGCCTAGCAAATTTATTTTAGCAATATTAATCAGTGGTTGTATAGGGGGAATTTACCATTTTCTCATTTATTTTTGGGGAGTCTTTGCCGTAAAAAGTGTATTGGTGATGAGTAGCAGTCAATCTCAAATTATCAATATAGTTTTAATAAGCATTTATGCCATTATGTCAGTATTGTCTGGTTTTTTAGCCGATAGGTTTTATCCCAAAAAACAAATTATTATCTCATTATCATTAAGTTTGCTAGTTATAATTATTGTCCAATTGCTATTATATATAAAAATCTCGATAATTTACTTTCCGGTAATACTTATCGGACTTGCTCCATTTTACGTAGTGCCATTACAAATTATTGTCCAATCTATGTTTGTAACTAATATTAGGGCTAGAATGTGTAGCCTATCTCATTCACTTGGTGGAATGATACTTTCATCGACAACGCCATTTTTTTGTATGTTATTATGGCAATATTTTAATTCAATATACTTAGTGCTAGGATTTTTTATGTTATTATTACTAATATTGCTCAGTACAGTAATTTATCTGTATAGTGCAAGAGTTGTAACTAACTAG
- the parC gene encoding DNA topoisomerase IV subunit A, whose product MTNDAKIEHIDFGNALSERYLSYALSTIMSRSLPDVRDGLKPVHRRLLYAMLQLRLEPASGYKKCARVVGDVIGKYHPHGDGAVYDTLVRLAQSFSLRYPLIDGQGNFGSIDGDNAAAMRYTESRMTEICTLLMSDIDQDTVDFRATYDDSDTEPVIMPAMFPNLLANGSEGIAVGMATSIPPHNLHELCDALIYLIDHPESKVNDILQFVKGPDFPTGGIIVDRIDSIHQAYSIGRGSFRVRARWVKEDLSYGLYQIVITEIPYQVQKSKLIEQVAGLLKDKKIPLIGNIRDESTEDIRLIIEPRDRNCDPNVIMESLFKLTVLENRIQLNMNVIGSNNIPKVANILEILQEFLLHRQNIITRRSKFLISKIEHRLEILKGLRIAYLNLDEIIKIIREEDEPKQIMIAKFSLTDLQVEAILNTRLRSLRKLEEQEIINEHTSLEKEHANLQKILQDPNELKKIVKKEVKMVQTKFGFTTKLGMRRTSFEEANIVAQIVDISAFITKEPITIICSKMGWIRSLKGHNNDLSTVKYKEGDAENFILEAYTTDKILIFSASGRFFTILGDNIFRGKGNGESIKLIIDIGNEEIVSMFVYQPTQKLLLASSIGKGFIIDSDEVVAQTKLGKQIMQVPENHYCITCLPVDGDCLACIGENRKLLIFNLNEVPIMKRGQGVTLQKFKDAKLMDVKIFDSSLGLSWKIGEKTRVEKDLLPFRGRRGSVGKIPPSGFPKNNKFS is encoded by the coding sequence ATGACCAATGATGCTAAAATAGAACATATAGATTTTGGTAATGCATTATCAGAGCGTTATCTCTCTTATGCTCTATCAACAATTATGTCAAGATCCTTGCCTGACGTTCGTGATGGGTTAAAACCAGTCCATCGTAGATTATTATATGCTATGCTGCAATTAAGGTTAGAACCAGCCTCAGGCTATAAGAAATGTGCAAGAGTTGTCGGTGATGTAATCGGTAAATATCATCCACATGGTGATGGTGCAGTCTATGATACATTGGTACGTCTTGCCCAAAGTTTTTCTCTCAGATATCCATTAATTGATGGGCAGGGAAATTTTGGTTCTATTGATGGCGATAATGCAGCAGCTATGCGTTATACGGAATCAAGAATGACAGAAATCTGTACTTTATTAATGTCAGATATAGATCAAGATACTGTTGATTTTCGTGCTACCTATGATGATTCAGATACTGAACCAGTGATTATGCCTGCTATGTTTCCTAATTTATTGGCTAATGGCTCAGAAGGTATAGCAGTTGGCATGGCAACCAGTATCCCCCCACATAATTTACATGAATTATGTGATGCGCTAATATATTTAATTGACCATCCTGAATCAAAGGTCAACGATATTTTGCAATTTGTCAAAGGTCCTGACTTTCCAACAGGTGGCATAATTGTGGATAGAATTGATTCAATCCATCAAGCCTATAGTATAGGACGTGGTAGTTTTAGAGTAAGGGCAAGATGGGTCAAAGAGGATTTAAGTTATGGTTTATATCAGATAGTAATTACTGAAATACCTTATCAAGTACAAAAATCTAAACTTATCGAACAAGTAGCTGGCTTGTTAAAAGACAAAAAAATTCCTTTGATCGGTAATATCAGGGACGAATCGACAGAAGATATAAGGTTAATTATTGAACCTAGAGATCGTAATTGTGACCCTAATGTAATTATGGAGTCATTATTTAAATTAACTGTTCTAGAAAATAGAATCCAGCTTAATATGAATGTTATAGGTTCAAATAATATTCCTAAAGTAGCTAATATACTGGAAATATTGCAGGAATTTTTATTACACCGACAAAATATTATTACTCGTAGATCCAAATTTCTTATTAGCAAAATTGAACATAGATTGGAAATTCTTAAAGGTTTAAGAATAGCTTACCTAAATTTGGATGAAATAATCAAAATTATTCGTGAAGAAGATGAGCCTAAACAAATAATGATCGCTAAATTTAGTTTAACTGATCTGCAAGTTGAAGCAATTCTCAATACAAGGTTGAGGTCTTTAAGAAAACTGGAAGAACAAGAAATTATTAACGAACATACTTCGCTAGAAAAAGAACATGCAAATCTGCAGAAAATTTTACAAGATCCGAATGAGTTAAAGAAAATAGTTAAGAAAGAAGTAAAAATGGTGCAAACAAAGTTTGGTTTTACTACTAAATTAGGCATGCGTCGAACTAGTTTTGAAGAGGCTAATATTGTCGCTCAGATTGTTGATATTTCAGCTTTCATAACCAAAGAACCTATCACCATAATATGTTCCAAAATGGGATGGATTCGTTCTTTGAAAGGTCATAATAATGATTTATCAACTGTAAAATACAAAGAAGGTGATGCAGAAAATTTTATTCTTGAGGCTTATACTACTGACAAAATCCTTATATTTAGTGCATCAGGGCGTTTTTTCACTATTCTAGGTGATAATATATTTAGAGGGAAAGGCAATGGAGAATCGATAAAGCTGATTATAGATATTGGTAATGAAGAAATAGTGAGTATGTTTGTTTATCAACCCACTCAAAAACTTTTACTAGCCAGTAGTATTGGCAAAGGATTTATTATTGATTCAGATGAAGTAGTAGCACAAACTAAACTAGGCAAGCAAATTATGCAAGTTCCTGAAAATCATTATTGTATTACTTGCTTACCAGTAGATGGCGATTGTCTTGCTTGTATAGGTGAAAACCGGAAATTATTAATATTTAATCTCAATGAAGTACCAATAATGAAACGAGGACAAGGCGTAACTCTACAAAAATTTAAAGATGCCAAACTGATGGATGTTAAGATATTCGATAGTAGTTTAGGATTAAGCTGGAAAATAGGAGAAAAGACTAGGGTAGAGAAAGATCTTTTACCATTTCGTGGACGACGAGGCTCTGTTGGCAAAATCCCTCCTAGTGGATTCCCTAAAAACAATAAATTTTCTTAG
- a CDS encoding Ulp1 family isopeptidase — MSLAKEGENNVVLFNIGGSHESQETQHNTNMSKISSAISTIELKPYMQDGKLDKNHIVNEILDKSEDLEKTPILNIQFNSNMEKPLFDENDLTNLKNLGVKVCLTFSNYNAQDQNFPTSWKPLLSNVDHVFFANANDQVRAVDRKHIAKEKTSHIQSMPVSNLIESEILNRPPNILLSGGLPNKERLTEVVKAAKDLGNTRVIVASNPSSIDDVANIIANKFDIINQDQQLGIKLEVEEILKDKVGGARKLENYISQLSQQFQKDIGRTEINPIDIYFDLSEPQKLQNLAKQAKYTVPLQQGYTIENFTNGCIPLGQGQGRSSDITAEVKQREDVPGINSLTVHDMQENLNEYKPENVLKRVINAFKQMANEGRKAIPIPTKQNKVEYSQENNLTKENYWYNDLDISNLLKASLNENVSIQPAVSLASEQYNNEMLRHVMLEAIVSVNSGKDYAVMPINTGHEHWVSLAITKDRDNKIVFTYNDPMGTPIDQRQELLDMIKEVCPDNAEIVDLKTKQQQNDKDCGPFIVDNLIKMAKGKKILTTEQSQDMGAKLREGQAETMNIEKIKKKARSMREIIGSTSTTLSTTSCRPSTSLAIKSNSRPRGNSIA; from the coding sequence ATGTCATTAGCAAAGGAAGGAGAAAATAATGTAGTGTTATTTAATATTGGCGGTAGCCATGAAAGCCAAGAAACTCAGCATAATACCAATATGTCTAAAATTAGCTCAGCAATATCAACTATTGAGCTTAAACCCTACATGCAAGATGGTAAACTAGATAAGAATCATATAGTAAATGAAATATTGGATAAATCTGAGGATTTAGAAAAAACACCCATACTTAATATACAATTTAATTCAAATATGGAAAAACCATTATTTGATGAAAATGATTTAACGAATTTAAAAAACTTAGGGGTTAAGGTTTGTTTGACCTTTAGTAATTATAATGCACAAGATCAAAATTTTCCAACTAGTTGGAAACCTCTTCTTTCTAATGTTGATCATGTGTTTTTTGCCAATGCTAATGACCAAGTTAGGGCTGTAGATAGAAAACATATAGCTAAAGAAAAAACTTCGCACATCCAATCTATGCCAGTTAGCAATTTAATAGAGTCAGAGATTCTAAACAGACCTCCTAATATATTATTGTCAGGGGGATTACCTAATAAAGAGAGATTAACTGAGGTAGTAAAAGCAGCAAAAGACTTAGGTAATACTAGGGTAATTGTAGCCAGCAATCCTTCATCTATTGATGATGTAGCTAATATTATTGCAAACAAATTTGATATCATTAACCAAGATCAACAATTAGGTATTAAGTTAGAAGTTGAAGAAATTTTAAAAGATAAAGTTGGTGGTGCTAGAAAACTAGAGAATTATATATCGCAATTATCTCAACAATTCCAAAAAGATATTGGTAGAACAGAAATAAATCCTATTGATATATATTTTGACCTATCTGAGCCACAAAAACTTCAGAATCTTGCCAAGCAAGCTAAATATACTGTACCGCTTCAACAGGGATACACCATTGAAAATTTTACTAATGGTTGCATCCCATTAGGTCAAGGTCAGGGAAGAAGTTCTGATATTACTGCTGAAGTTAAACAAAGGGAAGATGTTCCTGGCATTAACAGCTTAACTGTTCATGATATGCAAGAGAATCTAAATGAATATAAACCAGAGAATGTCCTTAAGAGAGTTATCAATGCTTTTAAACAAATGGCAAATGAAGGGAGAAAAGCAATACCGATACCAACAAAACAAAACAAGGTAGAATACTCTCAGGAAAATAATCTAACAAAAGAGAATTATTGGTATAATGATTTGGATATATCCAATTTACTAAAAGCCTCATTAAACGAAAATGTTTCTATCCAACCAGCTGTATCACTAGCTTCTGAGCAGTATAACAATGAAATGTTACGACATGTTATGCTTGAAGCTATCGTATCGGTAAATAGTGGAAAAGACTATGCTGTTATGCCAATTAATACGGGACATGAACACTGGGTTAGTTTAGCAATCACTAAGGATAGGGATAATAAGATAGTATTTACCTATAATGATCCTATGGGAACGCCTATAGATCAACGACAGGAGTTACTAGATATGATTAAAGAAGTTTGTCCTGATAATGCTGAAATCGTTGATTTAAAGACTAAACAACAACAAAACGATAAAGATTGTGGACCTTTCATTGTAGATAATTTAATTAAAATGGCAAAAGGCAAGAAGATTCTTACTACTGAACAATCTCAAGATATGGGAGCAAAATTACGTGAGGGGCAAGCAGAAACAATGAACATCGAAAAAATCAAGAAAAAAGCTCGTAGTATGAGAGAAATAATTGGTAGCACATCTACAACTCTTTCCACTACATCTTGCCGTCCTTCTACATCTCTTGCTATTAAAAGCAATAGCCGCCCTAGAGGGAATAGTATTGCTTAG
- the iscX gene encoding Fe-S cluster assembly protein IscX produces the protein MHWNDVDEIAMSLEENYPDEDISELTLKDLEDLIKSLSDFDDHEIEPNKEVLKEILEAWREMKDGHFEN, from the coding sequence ATGCATTGGAATGATGTTGACGAAATTGCTATGAGTTTAGAAGAAAATTATCCGGATGAAGATATATCTGAATTAACACTAAAAGACCTTGAAGACTTAATAAAATCATTAAGTGATTTTGACGATCATGAAATTGAACCAAATAAAGAGGTGTTAAAAGAGATTCTTGAAGCTTGGAGAGAAATGAAAGATGGTCATTTTGAGAATTAA
- a CDS encoding helix-turn-helix domain-containing protein: MSYNALQKNLEKLIKDHNYQIADLERKAGLRKNNVYNIIKGISRKPSAELLQAVADVFGLTVKDLFTMPTESYPFLTSEDLDLLIKVAEQVIIEIKAQQLSVSCNDATLIINEVFNYSSESKLTLPDEKFIKWVLKHKYNQR, encoded by the coding sequence ATGTCTTATAATGCATTACAAAAAAATCTTGAGAAATTAATTAAAGATCATAATTATCAAATAGCCGATTTAGAAAGAAAGGCGGGGCTTAGAAAAAATAATGTTTATAATATTATTAAGGGAATATCAAGAAAACCTTCTGCAGAATTGTTACAAGCTGTAGCTGATGTATTTGGCTTAACAGTAAAAGACCTTTTTACTATGCCAACGGAAAGTTATCCATTTCTAACATCTGAAGACCTAGACTTACTTATTAAAGTCGCAGAACAAGTAATAATTGAAATTAAAGCTCAGCAACTAAGCGTTTCTTGTAATGATGCGACCTTAATAATTAACGAAGTGTTTAATTATTCTTCTGAATCTAAATTAACTCTCCCTGATGAGAAATTCATTAAATGGGTACTGAAACACAAATACAATCAACGTTGA